Proteins encoded in a region of the Loxodonta africana isolate mLoxAfr1 chromosome 22, mLoxAfr1.hap2, whole genome shotgun sequence genome:
- the MTMR14 gene encoding myotubularin-related protein 14 isoform X6, with amino-acid sequence MQRTVCVSSNPVQGQGGTDDAWADAEDITEEDCTLRSADTHLFDKVRGHDIKLLRYLSVKYICDLMVENKKVKFGMNVTSSEKVDKAQRYADFTLLSIPYPGCEFFKEYKDRDYVAEGLIFNWKQDYVDAPLSIPDALTRSLNIDWSQYQSWDLVQQTQNYLKLLLSIINSDDDSGLLVHCISGWDRTPLFISLLRLSLWADGLIHTSLKPAEILYLTVAYDWFLFGHMLVDRLSKGEEIFFFCFNFLKHITSEEFCALKTYRRKSLPARDAGFTLEDIYMLRRRDRGSTTSLGSDFSLVTESSPGAAGSFTYEAVELVQAGAQTQAAWRKSYSSSPQSVLWSRPQPSEDRLPSHQGLVEAKSSSSSSSNHSDNFFRMGSSPLEVPKPRSVDHSLPGSSLSTDFGSWQMVTGCGSIQERAVLHTDSSLPFSFPDELPNSCLLATLSDRETRLQEVRSAFLATYSSTVGLRAAAPSPSGAIGGLLEQFARGVGLRGTSSGTL; translated from the exons ATGCAGAGGACGGTTTGTGTGTCCAGTAATCCTGTTCAAGGGCAAG GGGGTACAGATGATGCCTGGGCAGATGCAGAGGACATCACGGAGGAGGACTGCACTCTCCG AAGTGCCGACACGCATCTTTTTGATAAGGTCAGAGGCCATGACATCAAGCTGCTTCGGTACCTGTCAGTCAAATACATCTGTGACCTGATGGTAGAGAACAAGAAGGTGAAGTTTGGCATGAA TGTAACCTCCTCTGAGAAGGTGGACAAAGCCCAGCGCTATGCCGACTTCACTCTCCTCTCCATCCCGTATCCAG GCTGTGAATTTTTCAAGGAATATAAAGATCGGGATTATGTGGCTGAAGGGCTCATTTTTAACTGGAAGCAG GACTATGTTGATGCCCCACTGAGCATCCCCGACGCCCTGACACGCTCTCTGAACATTGACTGGAGCCAGTATCAG AGTTGGGACCTCGTGCAACAAACACAAAACTACCTGAAACTGCTGCTTTCCATAATCAACAGTGACG ATGACAGCGGGCTGCTAGTGCACTGTATCTCGGGCTGGGATCGGACCCCCCTCTTCATCTCTCTCCTGCGCCTTTCCTTGTGGGCC GATGGGCTGATCCACACGTCCCTGAAGCCTGCTGAGATCCTCTACCTGACTGTGGCCTACGATTGGTTCCTCTTTGG ACACATGTTGGTAGATCGGCTCAGCAAAGGAGAGGAG ATTTTCTTCTTCTGCTTCAATTTTTTGAAGCATATTACCTCCGAGGAGTTCTGTGCTCTGAAGACATACAG GAGGAAGAGTCTGCCAGCCCGGGATGCAGGTTTCACCCTGGAAGATATCTACATGTTGA GACGGAGGGACCGTGGCAGCACCACCAGCCTTGGCAGCGACTTCTCCCTGGtcacggagagctccccaggagcagctgggagTTTCACCTATGAGGCCGTGGAGCTGGTCCAAGCAGGAGCACAGACTCAGGCAGCTTG GAGGAAGAGttactcctcctctccacagaGTGTGCTCTGGAGCCGGCCACAGCCCTCGGAGGACCGCCTGCCTTCCCACCAGGGGCTGGTGGAGGCCAAGTCCTCCAGCTCCTCATCCTCAAACCATTCTGACAATTTTTTCAGGATGGGTAGCAGTCCCCTGGAGGTCCCCAAACCCAG ATCAGTGGACCATTCCCTGCCCGGATCCTCTCTCTCCACAGACTTTGGCAGCTGGCAGATGGTAACGGGCTGTGGCAGTATTCAGGAACGGGCTGTCCTGCACACAGACTCCTCTCTCCCTTTCAGCTTCCCGGATGAGCTCCCTAACAGTTGTCT GCTGGCAACCCTGAGCGATCGGGAGACTCGGCTGCAGGAGGTGCGCTCAGCCTTCTTGGCCACGTACAGCAGCACAGTGGGGCTTCGAGCTGCTGCCCCCAGTCCCTCTGGTGCAATTGGGGGTCTGCTGGAGCAGTTCGCCCGTGGTGTCGGACTCCGGGGTACCAGCAGCGGCACCTTGTGA
- the MTMR14 gene encoding myotubularin-related protein 14 isoform X7, with translation MVENKKVKFGMNVTSSEKVDKAQRYADFTLLSIPYPGCEFFKEYKDRDYVAEGLIFNWKQDYVDAPLSIPDALTRSLNIDWSQYQSWDLVQQTQNYLKLLLSIINSDDDSGLLVHCISGWDRTPLFISLLRLSLWADGLIHTSLKPAEILYLTVAYDWFLFGHMLVDRLSKGEEIFFFCFNFLKHITSEEFCALKTYRRKSLPARDAGFTLEDIYMLRRRDRGSTTSLGSDFSLVTESSPGAAGSFTYEAVELVQAGAQTQAAWRKSYSSSPQSVLWSRPQPSEDRLPSHQGLVEAKSSSSSSSNHSDNFFRMGSSPLEVPKPRSVDHSLPGSSLSTDFGSWQMVTGCGSIQERAVLHTDSSLPFSFPDELPNSCLLATLSDRETRLQEVRSAFLATYSSTVGLRAAAPSPSGAIGGLLEQFARGVGLRGTSSGTL, from the exons ATGGTAGAGAACAAGAAGGTGAAGTTTGGCATGAA TGTAACCTCCTCTGAGAAGGTGGACAAAGCCCAGCGCTATGCCGACTTCACTCTCCTCTCCATCCCGTATCCAG GCTGTGAATTTTTCAAGGAATATAAAGATCGGGATTATGTGGCTGAAGGGCTCATTTTTAACTGGAAGCAG GACTATGTTGATGCCCCACTGAGCATCCCCGACGCCCTGACACGCTCTCTGAACATTGACTGGAGCCAGTATCAG AGTTGGGACCTCGTGCAACAAACACAAAACTACCTGAAACTGCTGCTTTCCATAATCAACAGTGACG ATGACAGCGGGCTGCTAGTGCACTGTATCTCGGGCTGGGATCGGACCCCCCTCTTCATCTCTCTCCTGCGCCTTTCCTTGTGGGCC GATGGGCTGATCCACACGTCCCTGAAGCCTGCTGAGATCCTCTACCTGACTGTGGCCTACGATTGGTTCCTCTTTGG ACACATGTTGGTAGATCGGCTCAGCAAAGGAGAGGAG ATTTTCTTCTTCTGCTTCAATTTTTTGAAGCATATTACCTCCGAGGAGTTCTGTGCTCTGAAGACATACAG GAGGAAGAGTCTGCCAGCCCGGGATGCAGGTTTCACCCTGGAAGATATCTACATGTTGA GACGGAGGGACCGTGGCAGCACCACCAGCCTTGGCAGCGACTTCTCCCTGGtcacggagagctccccaggagcagctgggagTTTCACCTATGAGGCCGTGGAGCTGGTCCAAGCAGGAGCACAGACTCAGGCAGCTTG GAGGAAGAGttactcctcctctccacagaGTGTGCTCTGGAGCCGGCCACAGCCCTCGGAGGACCGCCTGCCTTCCCACCAGGGGCTGGTGGAGGCCAAGTCCTCCAGCTCCTCATCCTCAAACCATTCTGACAATTTTTTCAGGATGGGTAGCAGTCCCCTGGAGGTCCCCAAACCCAG ATCAGTGGACCATTCCCTGCCCGGATCCTCTCTCTCCACAGACTTTGGCAGCTGGCAGATGGTAACGGGCTGTGGCAGTATTCAGGAACGGGCTGTCCTGCACACAGACTCCTCTCTCCCTTTCAGCTTCCCGGATGAGCTCCCTAACAGTTGTCT GCTGGCAACCCTGAGCGATCGGGAGACTCGGCTGCAGGAGGTGCGCTCAGCCTTCTTGGCCACGTACAGCAGCACAGTGGGGCTTCGAGCTGCTGCCCCCAGTCCCTCTGGTGCAATTGGGGGTCTGCTGGAGCAGTTCGCCCGTGGTGTCGGACTCCGGGGTACCAGCAGCGGCACCTTGTGA